One genomic window of Solanum dulcamara chromosome 10, daSolDulc1.2, whole genome shotgun sequence includes the following:
- the LOC129869883 gene encoding E3 ubiquitin-protein ligase RHA2A: MGLQNQLTDVSTESIPILLVTLLANCIANLRSIVFDFLQFLGMSTSGMINPIQMEDNTLYDAVGSGLAGVVVLAEQLNLNRMFSYTFDIQGDEATGSSCVVCLNRLGDGENVRKLDCKHVFHKVCFDGWLDTFNFNCPICRSSLVVSDERVDITRRRVVWDVIDWFSLR; the protein is encoded by the coding sequence ATGGGATTACAAAATCAATTAACTGATGTATCAACTGAATCAATCCCAATTCTGCTCGTAACTCTTCTCGCTAATTGCATAGCTAATCTCCGTTCAATCGTTTTCGATTTTCTCCAATTCCTCGGCATGTCGACTTCTGGGATGATAAATCCGATTCAAATGGAAGATAACACTCTATACGACGCCGTTGGTTCCGGTTTAGCCGGAGTTGTAGTGCTCGCCGAACAGCTCAATTTGAACCGGATGTTCTCGTATACATTTGATATTCAAGGAGATGAAGCCACCGGTTCGAGCTGTGTTGTTTGCCTGAACCGGTTGGGTGATGGCGAGAATGTGAGGAAATTGGATTGTAAGCATGTTTTTCATAAGGTGTGTTTTGATGGATGGTTAGATACGTTTAATTTTAATTGTCCGATTTGCCGGTCGTCGTTGGTGGTTTCTGATGAGCGCGTGGACATCACGCGGCGGCGCGTTGTGTGGGATGTGATTGATTGGTTCTCGTTGAGGTGA